A genomic stretch from Plasmodium cynomolgi strain B DNA, chromosome 8, whole genome shotgun sequence includes:
- a CDS encoding hypothetical protein (putative): MKDPLEYINKINFNTNRFPQYTHLIESCPSQHEKEKVIRICRCWQSAKFPYCDDTHKILMENGDDVGPFVAKLSSYKLSEEDKLKQQKYNEKYIKINNKLSSDKSSMSILKFNYKPYVSNKFRKSLMLSAVVLTSALLYDKKERLIGLYSAQ, encoded by the exons ATGAAAGATCCTCTCGAGTATatcaacaaaataaacttcAACACAAACCGGTTTCCGCAGTATACCCAT TTGATAGAAAGTTGCCCCTCGCaacatgaaaaggaaaaggttATCCGGATATGCCGTTGCTGGCAGTCAGCGAAGTTTCCCTACTGTGACGACACGCATAAG ATCCTCATGGAAAACGGAGATGATGTAGGGCCGTTTGTAGCCAAACTGTCCAGCTACAAATTATCAGAAGAAGATAAACTGAAGCAGCAAAAGTATAAtgagaaatatataaaaataaacaacaaaTTGTCATCTGATAAGTCTTCTATgtccattttgaaatttaattataagcCATATGTGAGCAACAAATTCAGGAAATCTCTCATGCTGTCTGCTGTGGTTTTGACTTCAGCCTTATTGTATGATAAGAAGGAGAGGTTGATTGGCCTTTACTCGGCGCAGTGA